A section of the Verrucomicrobium sp. GAS474 genome encodes:
- the recA gene encoding recombinase RecA — protein sequence MAKADTKTDKTETKAETKTGVVRDKNLELALQAISKQYGDGSIVRLGDENAKLSIDVIPTGSIVIDHALGAGGFPRGRIIEVYGPESSGKTTLALTVIAQAQKLGGNAAFIDVEHALDPQYSRKLGVNMDELLVSQPDSGEEALNIVETLLKSNALDVIVVDSVAALITKAEIEGQIGDSTVGAQARLMSSALRKLTSIISKAKTVVIFTNQLREKIGVMFGNPETTPGGKALKFYASVRIDIRRIAALKHADGTVYGNRTRVKVVKNKVAPPFTECEFDILYNEGISGFGSLLDLAIEQNVVEKKGAWLYYEGAQIAQGRDAALNELKGNPELFAKIEAATKEKIGVKVHVTKGSKAAAEAKAAE from the coding sequence ATGGCCAAAGCTGACACCAAGACCGACAAAACCGAGACGAAAGCCGAAACGAAGACCGGCGTCGTGCGCGACAAGAACCTCGAGCTCGCCCTCCAGGCCATCTCGAAGCAATACGGGGACGGTTCCATCGTCCGCCTCGGCGACGAGAACGCGAAACTCTCCATCGACGTCATCCCGACCGGCTCCATCGTCATCGACCACGCCCTCGGCGCGGGCGGCTTCCCCCGGGGCCGCATCATCGAGGTCTACGGCCCCGAATCGTCGGGCAAGACGACCCTGGCCCTCACCGTCATCGCCCAGGCCCAGAAGCTCGGCGGCAACGCCGCCTTCATCGACGTCGAGCACGCCCTCGATCCCCAGTATTCCCGGAAGCTCGGCGTCAACATGGACGAGCTCCTCGTCTCCCAGCCCGACTCGGGCGAGGAAGCGTTGAACATCGTCGAGACCCTCCTGAAGTCGAACGCCCTCGACGTCATCGTCGTCGACTCGGTCGCCGCCCTCATCACGAAGGCCGAAATCGAAGGCCAGATCGGCGACTCGACCGTCGGCGCCCAGGCCCGCCTCATGAGCAGCGCCCTCCGCAAGCTCACCTCGATCATCAGCAAGGCGAAGACCGTCGTCATCTTCACCAACCAGCTCCGCGAGAAGATCGGCGTCATGTTCGGCAACCCGGAGACGACCCCCGGCGGCAAGGCCCTCAAGTTCTACGCCTCGGTCCGCATCGACATCCGCCGCATCGCCGCCCTGAAGCACGCCGACGGCACCGTCTACGGCAACCGCACCCGCGTGAAGGTCGTGAAGAACAAGGTCGCCCCGCCCTTCACCGAGTGCGAGTTCGACATCCTCTACAACGAGGGCATCTCCGGCTTCGGCTCCCTCCTCGACCTCGCGATCGAGCAGAACGTCGTCGAGAAGAAGGGCGCGTGGCTCTACTACGAGGGGGCCCAGATCGCCCAGGGCCGCGACGCCGCCCTCAACGAGCTCAAGGGCAACCCCGAGCTCTTCGCCAAGATCGAGGCCGCCACGAAGGAAAAGATCGGCGTGAAGGTCCACGTGACGAAGGGCAGCAAGGCGGCGGCCGAGGCGAAGGCCGCCGAATAA
- a CDS encoding competence/damage-inducible protein A, with translation MNVEILNTGSELLLGHVVNTHAAFLGREAFPLGLRISRQTTVPDGAAIGTALAEALGRSDLILVTGGLGPTSDDITRELTAELLGLPLASDPAVLAHIKGYIESRGSAMAPINARQAMVPAGAVVLHNPVGTAPGLILEKEGKIIVLLPGPPRELIPMWRDGFVPWFRRRGLLPPLHMRSWNIVDVPESRLATIIEEPLRALPGGETLEIGYCARPGQVDLRLIAPAPAVLEAAALLVAEKLGPNIATVDGETLEACVVRLLTERKQTVATAESCTGGLIAHRLTNVPGASRVLRYGWVVYANEAKVEELDVPTPLFAEDGPGAVSEETARAMAVGARLRARADFAVAVTGIAGPDGGTPEKPVGTVWIAIASDAGTEAVLKTIKAERETFKNRVAQTALDLLRRAVHTSV, from the coding sequence ATGAACGTCGAGATCCTCAACACCGGCAGCGAGCTCCTTCTCGGCCACGTCGTCAACACCCACGCCGCCTTCCTCGGGCGGGAGGCCTTTCCCCTCGGCCTCCGCATCTCCCGGCAGACCACCGTCCCCGACGGGGCCGCGATCGGCACCGCCCTGGCCGAGGCGCTGGGCCGCTCCGACCTCATCCTCGTCACCGGGGGCCTCGGCCCGACCTCGGACGACATCACCCGGGAGCTGACCGCCGAACTCCTCGGCCTCCCCTTGGCCTCCGATCCCGCCGTCCTCGCCCATATCAAGGGCTACATCGAGTCGCGGGGGAGCGCGATGGCCCCCATCAATGCCCGGCAGGCGATGGTCCCCGCCGGGGCCGTCGTCCTCCACAACCCCGTCGGCACCGCGCCCGGCCTCATCCTCGAAAAAGAGGGGAAGATCATCGTCCTCCTCCCGGGACCGCCCCGGGAGCTGATCCCGATGTGGCGGGATGGCTTCGTCCCCTGGTTCCGGCGGCGGGGCCTTCTCCCCCCGCTCCACATGCGGAGCTGGAACATCGTCGACGTCCCCGAGTCGCGGCTGGCCACGATCATCGAGGAACCGCTCCGCGCCCTCCCCGGAGGGGAGACCCTCGAGATCGGCTACTGCGCCCGCCCCGGCCAGGTCGATCTCCGCCTCATCGCGCCCGCGCCCGCCGTGCTGGAGGCGGCGGCCCTTCTCGTCGCCGAAAAGCTGGGGCCGAACATCGCCACCGTCGACGGGGAAACCCTCGAAGCCTGCGTCGTCCGCCTCCTGACCGAGCGGAAGCAGACCGTCGCCACCGCCGAGTCTTGCACGGGGGGGCTCATCGCCCACCGCCTCACCAACGTCCCCGGGGCCTCCCGCGTCCTCCGGTACGGCTGGGTCGTCTACGCCAACGAGGCGAAGGTCGAGGAACTCGACGTCCCCACCCCGCTCTTCGCCGAGGACGGTCCCGGCGCGGTGAGCGAGGAGACCGCCCGCGCCATGGCCGTGGGGGCCCGCCTCCGCGCCCGGGCCGATTTCGCCGTCGCCGTCACCGGGATCGCCGGTCCCGACGGCGGGACGCCGGAGAAACCGGTCGGCACCGTCTGGATCGCCATCGCCTCGGATGCCGGGACCGAGGCGGTCCTGAAGACCATCAAGGCGGAGCGCGAAACCTTCAAAAACCGTGTCGCACAAACAGCGCTTGACCTTTTAAGGCGAGCCGTGCATACATCCGTATAA
- the secA gene encoding preprotein translocase subunit SecA — protein sequence MFQWLIKKVLGSKNQREVRRLLPIVEQINRIEEGYRSLSDDALRAKTVEFRERLAKGETLDAILPEAFAVVKNACRRFTEGKRMISVRGHQLAWEMIPFDVQLIGGMVLHSGRIAEMGTGEGKTLVATLPSYLNALSGRGVHIVTVNDYLASRDCEWVGEIHRFLGITVGCIQHGQSPTERRAQYAADITYGTNAEFGFDYLRDNGMATRSEDQVQRGHAYAIVDEVDSILIDEARVPLIISGPATVSNTQAYEKYKGPVARIVQEQQRELARLAEQVQKLIAANGPKDQIGRLLYKIKLGMPRNKPLLKLIEEPEVRRMMDTAELSFYQDTRRTELYAIKEELLFSIDEKNHEADLSERGRAYLSPADPNYFSPSDLPTRFHEIDSDPALADNAEEKLRQRAVAQALYEETSERIHNIAQLLRAYCLYEKDVQYVVQENKVVIVDEHTGRLMAGRRWSDGLHQAVEAKEGVQLERETQTLATITIQNYFRLYEKLSGMTGTAETEVNEFHDIYKLDVIVVPPNRKNIRKDLDDTIYKTRRAKYGALIQEIKRLNETGQPVLVGTISVESSELVSRMLAREKVPHHVLNAKFHQQEAEIVAGAGQKGAVTISTNMAGRGTDIKLGPGVAELGGLCVIGTERNESRRIDRQLRGRCSRQGDPGASRFFISFEDDLMRNFGDSRRISDLMTRLGMKDDEELQHPWLNRAVETAQKRVEERNYLIRKHTLQYDDVMNLQRDVIYSYRSEILVTEDPRAEVFEVVSEIVRGEALARLEGQEEPDAAGLLAWVNSTFPLGLRAEEIDFAPKGGAAAVGEELLARVTEAYDLKVKFEEEDAVKGIERYIILSAIDRLWQEHLYAMDGLRTSVGLRAYGQKDPLIEYKQEAYAMFEELMGRIKHEVVHNLFRSASSLTAFERFLSALPQRLVKADLPSGMAAPADAPVAPLPPVEEPAAKSESKPEPKQEEMVLPLRRDIPKVGRNDPCPNHPDVKFKNCPCSKGINLPPSRG from the coding sequence ATGTTCCAGTGGCTCATCAAAAAAGTTCTCGGCTCCAAAAACCAGCGTGAGGTCCGCCGCCTCCTTCCCATCGTGGAGCAGATCAACCGGATCGAGGAGGGCTACCGCTCCCTTTCCGACGACGCCCTGAGGGCGAAGACGGTCGAGTTCCGGGAGCGCCTCGCCAAGGGCGAGACCCTCGACGCCATCCTGCCCGAGGCCTTCGCCGTCGTGAAGAATGCCTGCCGCCGCTTCACCGAGGGGAAGCGGATGATCTCGGTCCGCGGCCACCAGCTGGCGTGGGAGATGATCCCGTTCGACGTCCAGCTCATCGGCGGCATGGTCCTCCACTCCGGCCGGATCGCCGAGATGGGGACCGGCGAGGGGAAGACCCTCGTCGCCACGCTCCCCTCCTACCTCAACGCCCTCTCCGGGCGGGGCGTCCACATCGTCACGGTCAACGACTACCTCGCCTCCCGCGACTGCGAGTGGGTCGGCGAGATCCACCGCTTCCTCGGCATCACCGTCGGCTGCATCCAGCACGGGCAGAGCCCGACGGAACGCCGCGCCCAATACGCCGCCGACATCACCTACGGGACGAACGCCGAGTTCGGCTTCGACTACCTCCGCGACAACGGCATGGCGACCCGCAGCGAGGACCAGGTCCAGCGCGGCCACGCCTACGCCATCGTCGACGAGGTCGACAGCATCCTGATCGACGAGGCCCGCGTCCCCCTCATCATCTCCGGCCCCGCCACCGTCTCGAACACCCAGGCCTACGAGAAGTACAAGGGCCCCGTCGCCCGCATCGTCCAGGAACAGCAGCGGGAACTCGCCCGCCTCGCGGAGCAGGTGCAGAAGCTCATCGCCGCCAACGGCCCGAAGGACCAGATCGGCCGCCTCCTCTACAAGATCAAGCTCGGCATGCCCCGGAACAAGCCCCTCCTGAAGCTGATCGAGGAGCCCGAGGTCCGTCGCATGATGGACACGGCCGAGCTCTCCTTCTACCAGGACACCCGCCGGACGGAGCTCTACGCGATCAAGGAGGAGCTCCTCTTCAGCATCGACGAGAAGAACCACGAGGCCGACCTCAGCGAGCGCGGACGGGCCTATCTCAGCCCCGCCGACCCGAACTACTTCTCCCCCTCCGACCTCCCGACCCGCTTCCACGAGATCGACAGCGATCCGGCCCTCGCCGACAACGCCGAGGAGAAGCTCCGCCAGCGCGCCGTCGCCCAGGCCCTCTACGAGGAGACGAGCGAGCGGATCCACAACATCGCCCAGCTCCTCCGCGCCTACTGCCTCTACGAGAAGGACGTCCAGTACGTCGTCCAGGAGAACAAGGTCGTCATCGTCGACGAGCACACCGGCCGCCTCATGGCGGGCCGCCGCTGGAGCGACGGCCTCCACCAGGCCGTCGAGGCGAAGGAGGGGGTGCAGCTGGAACGCGAGACCCAGACCCTCGCCACGATCACGATCCAGAACTACTTCCGCCTCTACGAGAAGCTCTCCGGCATGACCGGCACCGCCGAGACCGAGGTCAACGAGTTCCACGACATCTACAAGCTCGACGTCATCGTCGTCCCGCCGAACCGGAAGAACATCCGCAAGGACCTCGACGACACGATCTACAAGACCCGCCGCGCGAAGTACGGCGCCCTCATCCAGGAGATCAAGCGGCTCAACGAGACCGGCCAGCCGGTCCTCGTCGGGACGATCTCGGTCGAGTCGTCGGAGCTCGTCTCCCGCATGCTCGCCCGGGAGAAGGTCCCGCACCACGTCCTCAACGCGAAGTTCCACCAGCAGGAGGCCGAGATCGTCGCCGGGGCGGGCCAGAAGGGCGCCGTCACCATCTCGACGAACATGGCGGGCCGCGGTACCGACATCAAGCTGGGGCCGGGCGTCGCCGAGCTCGGCGGCCTCTGCGTCATCGGGACGGAGCGGAACGAGTCGCGCCGCATCGACCGCCAGCTCCGGGGCCGCTGCTCCCGCCAGGGCGATCCCGGCGCTTCGCGCTTCTTCATCTCCTTCGAGGACGACCTCATGCGGAACTTCGGCGACTCCCGCCGGATCTCCGACCTCATGACCCGCCTCGGCATGAAGGATGACGAGGAGCTCCAGCACCCCTGGCTGAACCGCGCCGTCGAGACCGCGCAGAAGCGGGTCGAGGAGCGGAACTACCTCATCCGGAAGCATACCCTCCAGTATGACGACGTGATGAACCTCCAGCGCGACGTCATCTACAGCTACCGCAGCGAGATCCTCGTCACCGAGGACCCCCGCGCCGAGGTCTTCGAGGTCGTCTCCGAGATCGTCCGCGGCGAGGCCCTCGCCCGCCTCGAGGGGCAGGAGGAGCCCGATGCCGCCGGCCTCCTCGCCTGGGTCAACTCGACCTTCCCCCTCGGCCTCCGCGCCGAGGAGATCGACTTCGCCCCGAAGGGCGGGGCCGCCGCCGTCGGGGAGGAACTCCTCGCCCGCGTCACCGAGGCCTACGACCTGAAGGTCAAGTTCGAGGAAGAGGATGCCGTGAAGGGGATCGAGCGTTACATCATCCTCTCCGCGATCGACCGCCTCTGGCAGGAACACCTCTACGCCATGGACGGCCTCCGCACCAGCGTCGGCCTCCGCGCCTACGGGCAGAAGGACCCCCTCATCGAGTACAAGCAGGAAGCCTACGCGATGTTCGAGGAGCTGATGGGCCGGATCAAGCACGAGGTCGTCCACAACCTCTTCCGCTCCGCCTCCAGCCTCACCGCCTTCGAGCGTTTCCTCAGCGCCCTGCCGCAGCGCCTCGTGAAGGCCGACCTCCCCTCCGGGATGGCCGCCCCCGCCGACGCTCCCGTCGCGCCCCTCCCTCCCGTCGAGGAGCCGGCGGCCAAGTCGGAATCGAAGCCGGAGCCGAAGCAGGAGGAGATGGTCCTCCCCCTCCGCCGCGATATCCCCAAGGTCGGCCGGAACGATCCCTGCCCGAACCACCCCGACGTGAAGTTCAAGAACTGCCCCTGCTCGAAGGGGATCAACCTTCCCCCCTCGCGGGGCTAA
- a CDS encoding AraC family transcriptional regulator, whose translation MPSDTSFHRAAARDEAALRRETAALLGRWAGTLQRGRLRSHLPRRAGLMRFAADMPFHLKPELFLQVSGSTTFTFPEQRIRVGPGELCLVPSGLPHRERGRDDVDGTPFCNLVFAYQEGEFRFHLARLGKGGKPFIAIASRAETGRPADAARLALLLEPLPDWGEEKGRDWEWAVRGALLAHLALLGAALRHAGTVPAVPTEPLRVAQVRRLVMQNLARPELSVGWIARTLQSSPDYLSRLFRSVTGIALASYLDTQRMAQARALLETSTENIAQVARACGYDDPGYFSRRFRKSQGVTPRAYRRAAGRR comes from the coding sequence ATGCCCTCCGACACCTCCTTCCATCGGGCCGCCGCCCGCGACGAGGCCGCTCTGCGCCGGGAGACGGCGGCATTGCTGGGCCGCTGGGCGGGGACGCTCCAGCGGGGGCGGCTCCGCTCCCACCTGCCGCGCCGGGCGGGGCTGATGCGCTTCGCCGCCGACATGCCGTTCCACCTGAAGCCCGAACTCTTCCTCCAGGTCTCGGGCTCGACGACGTTCACCTTTCCCGAGCAGAGGATCCGGGTGGGGCCGGGGGAACTGTGCCTCGTCCCCTCGGGCCTGCCCCACCGGGAACGGGGCCGGGACGACGTCGACGGGACGCCGTTCTGCAACCTCGTCTTCGCCTACCAGGAAGGGGAGTTCCGCTTTCATCTGGCGCGGCTGGGGAAGGGGGGGAAGCCCTTTATCGCGATCGCGAGCCGGGCCGAGACCGGGCGGCCCGCCGACGCGGCCCGCCTCGCCCTCCTGCTGGAGCCGCTCCCCGATTGGGGGGAGGAAAAGGGGCGGGACTGGGAGTGGGCGGTGCGGGGGGCGCTCCTCGCCCACCTCGCCCTCCTCGGGGCGGCGCTCCGCCATGCGGGGACCGTTCCGGCGGTCCCGACGGAGCCGCTCCGGGTCGCCCAGGTCCGTCGGCTGGTGATGCAGAACCTCGCCCGGCCCGAGCTTTCGGTCGGCTGGATCGCGCGGACCCTCCAGAGCAGCCCCGATTACCTTTCCCGCCTCTTCCGGTCGGTCACCGGCATCGCGCTCGCCTCCTACCTCGACACCCAGCGGATGGCCCAGGCGCGGGCCCTGCTGGAGACCTCGACCGAAAACATCGCCCAGGTGGCCCGGGCCTGCGGGTACGACGATCCGGGCTATTTCTCCCGCCGCTTCCGCAAGAGCCAGGGCGTCACCCCCCGGGCCTACCGGCGGGCGGCGGGGCGGCGTTGA
- a CDS encoding Gfo/Idh/MocA family oxidoreductase, which produces MNKKLQIGLIGAGGIVQGAHLNPGWLAVPDCEVVAVCDVNPIAAQKLADKFQIPHVFNDYKDLVKMKGLDAVDICTPNKLHTPMVLAALKAGKHVMCEKPLATTVKEVLQMQKAAQAAKKILMTAQHCRFGEHSQAIKAWVDTGALGEVYHARVNATRRNHLPTSPGFINPELSGGGPCLDIGVHALDTAMWLMGFPRPVRVSGRALTNFAKGHEIPGAWGEWDRKMYGVEDFASGYVHFDNGATMALEASWLQHQEKEDWNATLLGKKASVTWPTGKFYTAINRSLIDGVIQPKPGVKPAHTEEILAFADAIRNDKPSPVPVEQTLSVIAILEGIMTSSAVNKEVSIPKYA; this is translated from the coding sequence ATGAACAAGAAACTCCAGATCGGCCTCATCGGCGCGGGCGGCATCGTCCAGGGCGCCCACCTCAACCCCGGCTGGCTCGCCGTTCCCGACTGCGAAGTCGTCGCCGTCTGCGACGTGAACCCGATCGCCGCCCAGAAGCTGGCCGACAAGTTCCAGATTCCCCACGTCTTCAACGACTACAAGGACCTCGTGAAGATGAAGGGCCTCGACGCCGTCGACATCTGCACGCCGAACAAGCTCCACACCCCGATGGTCCTCGCCGCGCTGAAGGCGGGCAAGCACGTCATGTGCGAGAAGCCCCTCGCCACCACGGTGAAGGAAGTCCTCCAGATGCAGAAGGCCGCCCAGGCCGCCAAGAAGATCCTGATGACCGCCCAGCACTGCCGCTTCGGCGAGCATTCCCAGGCAATCAAGGCGTGGGTCGACACCGGCGCCCTCGGCGAGGTCTACCACGCCCGCGTCAACGCCACCCGGCGTAACCATCTCCCCACCAGCCCCGGCTTCATCAACCCCGAGCTCTCCGGCGGCGGCCCCTGCCTCGACATCGGCGTCCACGCCCTCGACACGGCCATGTGGCTCATGGGCTTCCCCCGCCCCGTCCGCGTCAGCGGCCGCGCCCTGACGAACTTCGCCAAGGGCCACGAGATCCCCGGCGCCTGGGGCGAGTGGGACCGGAAGATGTACGGGGTCGAGGACTTCGCCTCCGGCTACGTCCACTTCGACAACGGCGCGACGATGGCCCTCGAGGCCAGCTGGCTCCAGCACCAGGAGAAGGAAGACTGGAACGCCACCCTCCTCGGCAAGAAGGCCTCCGTCACCTGGCCGACGGGGAAGTTCTACACCGCGATCAACCGTTCCCTGATCGACGGCGTCATCCAGCCGAAGCCGGGCGTGAAGCCCGCCCACACCGAGGAGATCCTCGCCTTCGCCGACGCCATCCGCAACGACAAGCCCTCGCCGGTTCCCGTCGAGCAGACCCTCTCCGTCATCGCGATCCTCGAAGGCATCATGACCTCGAGCGCCGTGAACAAGGAAGTCTCGATCCCCAAGTACGCTTAA
- a CDS encoding ThuA domain-containing protein, producing MSNKLRITVWGENVHEHKNAAVAQVYPMGMHECIAAGLRETSGTDEIEVRTATLDQPEHGLTEAVLEQTDVLTWWGHCAHGQVDDKIVDRVQQRVLQGMGLIVLHSGHYAKIFRRLLGTTCSLTWREAGERERLWVCNPGHPIAQGIDRHFELANEEMYGEPFAIPTPDEMIFISWFEGGEVFRSGATWKRGNGKIFYFRPGHETYPTYFDKNVRRVIRNAVSWAKPEGSKWIDSAPNIPVEQACEKIVSKGLSLHKAGEAGYR from the coding sequence ATGAGCAACAAACTCCGCATCACCGTCTGGGGCGAAAACGTCCACGAACACAAGAACGCCGCCGTCGCCCAGGTCTACCCGATGGGGATGCACGAATGCATCGCCGCCGGCCTCCGCGAAACGTCCGGCACCGACGAGATCGAGGTCCGCACCGCGACCCTCGACCAGCCCGAGCACGGCCTCACCGAGGCCGTCCTCGAGCAGACCGACGTCCTCACCTGGTGGGGCCATTGCGCCCACGGGCAGGTCGACGACAAGATCGTCGACCGCGTCCAGCAGCGCGTCCTCCAGGGGATGGGCCTCATCGTCCTCCACTCCGGCCACTACGCGAAGATCTTCCGCCGACTCCTCGGCACCACCTGCTCCCTGACGTGGCGCGAGGCGGGCGAGAGGGAGCGCCTCTGGGTCTGCAATCCTGGCCACCCCATCGCCCAGGGGATCGACCGCCACTTCGAGCTCGCGAACGAGGAGATGTACGGCGAGCCCTTCGCCATCCCGACCCCGGACGAGATGATCTTCATCAGCTGGTTTGAAGGCGGCGAGGTCTTCCGCTCCGGCGCGACCTGGAAGCGCGGCAACGGGAAGATCTTCTACTTCCGCCCCGGCCACGAGACCTACCCGACGTACTTCGACAAGAACGTCCGCCGCGTCATCCGCAACGCCGTCTCCTGGGCCAAGCCCGAGGGCAGCAAGTGGATCGACTCCGCCCCGAACATCCCCGTCGAGCAGGCGTGCGAGAAGATCGTCTCCAAGGGCCTCTCCCTCCACAAGGCGGGCGAAGCCGGATACCGCTAG
- a CDS encoding helix-turn-helix domain-containing protein: MSDPGSFVSKNDPPLLRGGVNPRRLHLHEFDRWGAGNFQLHEIGYLPLGLRWHYDRLCNPFWRFYYNSKPGSYIEMGGERHRLEPDQVMVIPDNTLFNSRGAPGVPHLWIHFSPPLTARFVAERFTLPLSAALAATIGELQEQCLGPRQTRVERQRIFHAGLAVIHACFSRSPLGQESPFPPALGLILEGIERSLGQPQPNGELAQRAGMSVEGFGRWFRRHLGITPARYVTRRRVREACRLLALTDLSIEAVAENVGFANRHHFSRVFHENAGRSPAQFRREHAERVS; encoded by the coding sequence GTGTCCGATCCTGGCAGTTTTGTATCTAAAAATGATCCTCCTCTCCTGCGGGGAGGGGTTAATCCTCGGCGACTCCATCTCCACGAGTTCGATCGCTGGGGGGCGGGGAACTTCCAGCTTCACGAGATCGGCTATCTTCCCCTCGGCCTCCGGTGGCATTACGACCGGCTCTGCAATCCGTTCTGGCGGTTTTATTACAACTCAAAGCCCGGGAGCTATATCGAGATGGGGGGGGAGCGCCATCGACTCGAACCCGACCAGGTGATGGTGATTCCGGACAACACGCTGTTCAACAGCCGGGGCGCTCCGGGCGTGCCCCATCTTTGGATTCATTTCTCGCCCCCGCTGACGGCCCGCTTCGTCGCGGAGCGGTTCACGCTCCCCCTGAGCGCGGCCCTGGCGGCGACCATCGGGGAGTTGCAGGAGCAATGCCTCGGTCCGCGCCAGACGCGGGTCGAGCGGCAGCGGATCTTCCATGCCGGGCTCGCGGTGATCCATGCCTGCTTCAGCCGATCCCCGTTGGGGCAGGAATCGCCCTTTCCCCCCGCGCTCGGGCTGATCCTGGAGGGGATCGAGCGCTCCCTCGGCCAGCCTCAGCCGAACGGGGAGCTGGCGCAGCGGGCGGGGATGAGCGTCGAGGGCTTCGGCCGGTGGTTCCGCCGCCATCTGGGGATCACCCCGGCGCGGTATGTGACGCGGCGGCGGGTGCGCGAGGCGTGCCGCCTCCTGGCGCTGACCGATCTATCGATCGAGGCGGTGGCCGAAAACGTCGGCTTCGCGAACCGGCACCATTTCAGCCGGGTCTTCCACGAGAACGCGGGCCGTTCCCCCGCCCAGTTCCGGCGGGAGCATGCGGAGCGGGTCAGTTAG
- a CDS encoding ribulokinase has protein sequence MHYALGLDYGTNSVRALIVATADGKEIATAVVPYPGGRQGVLLDPKNHLLARQHPGDYLFGLEQCIGQAISLAQTQEAHSGFSPDRIIGIGVGTTGSSPLPVDARNVPLALDPQWRENLAAQCWLWKDHTSHWEAAEITRLAALHRPRYIAKCGNTYSSEWFWSKIWHCQRTAPEVFAAAHSWIELADYIPSVLAGIADPREVRRGICAAGHKALYSDEWGGLPDREFLALLDPSLAALRDRIDAKAHDATQPAGTLCPVWAEKLGLPAGIPIAIGELDVHYGAIGSGIEEGTLVKAIGTSTCDCAVVPATKQVADIPGICGIVPGAILPGHHGIEAGQSAVGDIFKWFVEGFCKGNDALYASLASEAAALRPGQSGLLALDWNNGNRTVLVDPMLTGLLVGQTLYTTPAEVYRALIEGTAFGARVIIERLRQYGVPVGRIVCCGGIAEKNPLLMQIYADVTGCAMQVAGSGQACALGAAVAAAVLAGPAKGGHADFPAAQRAMTSVKPFSYLPDPAHAAAYDHLYALYLRLHDAFGGVAPGVDLSTVMKELISLKNSANQANQ, from the coding sequence ATGCACTACGCCCTCGGACTCGATTACGGGACCAATTCGGTCCGCGCCCTCATCGTCGCGACCGCCGACGGGAAGGAAATCGCGACCGCCGTCGTTCCCTATCCCGGCGGACGCCAGGGTGTCCTCCTCGATCCGAAGAACCACCTCCTCGCCCGGCAACATCCCGGGGATTACCTCTTCGGCCTCGAACAGTGCATCGGGCAGGCGATCTCCCTCGCCCAAACCCAAGAGGCCCATTCCGGTTTCTCCCCCGACCGCATCATCGGCATCGGCGTCGGCACCACGGGATCCAGCCCCCTCCCCGTCGACGCCCGGAACGTCCCCCTCGCCCTCGATCCGCAGTGGAGGGAAAACCTCGCCGCGCAATGCTGGCTCTGGAAGGACCACACCTCTCACTGGGAAGCCGCCGAGATCACCCGCCTCGCCGCCCTCCACCGCCCCCGGTACATCGCGAAATGCGGCAACACCTACTCCTCCGAGTGGTTCTGGTCGAAGATCTGGCACTGCCAACGGACCGCACCGGAGGTCTTCGCCGCCGCCCACAGCTGGATCGAGCTGGCCGATTACATTCCCTCCGTCCTCGCCGGGATCGCCGACCCCCGGGAGGTCCGGCGCGGCATCTGCGCCGCCGGGCACAAGGCCCTCTACTCCGACGAATGGGGCGGGCTCCCCGATCGGGAATTCCTCGCCCTCCTCGATCCCTCCCTCGCCGCGCTGCGGGACCGCATCGACGCGAAGGCCCATGACGCCACCCAGCCCGCCGGAACGCTCTGCCCCGTCTGGGCCGAGAAATTGGGCCTCCCCGCCGGCATTCCGATCGCCATCGGGGAACTCGACGTCCATTACGGCGCGATCGGATCGGGCATCGAGGAGGGAACCCTCGTGAAGGCGATCGGCACCTCGACCTGCGATTGCGCCGTCGTCCCCGCCACGAAGCAGGTCGCCGATATTCCCGGGATCTGCGGCATCGTCCCCGGCGCGATCCTTCCCGGCCACCACGGGATTGAGGCGGGCCAATCGGCCGTCGGGGACATCTTCAAATGGTTCGTCGAGGGCTTCTGCAAGGGGAACGACGCCCTCTACGCCAGCCTCGCCTCGGAGGCCGCCGCCCTGCGCCCCGGCCAGAGCGGGCTCCTCGCCCTCGACTGGAACAACGGGAACCGCACCGTCCTCGTCGATCCGATGCTCACCGGCCTCCTCGTCGGGCAAACCCTCTACACGACCCCGGCCGAAGTCTACCGCGCCCTGATCGAGGGCACCGCCTTCGGGGCCCGCGTGATCATCGAGCGCCTGCGGCAATACGGCGTCCCCGTCGGGCGGATCGTCTGCTGCGGCGGCATCGCGGAGAAAAACCCCCTCCTCATGCAGATCTATGCCGACGTGACGGGCTGCGCCATGCAGGTCGCCGGATCGGGGCAAGCCTGCGCGCTGGGGGCCGCCGTCGCCGCGGCGGTCCTCGCCGGTCCCGCAAAGGGAGGCCACGCCGATTTCCCCGCCGCCCAGCGGGCAATGACCTCGGTGAAGCCCTTCTCCTACCTTCCCGATCCCGCGCACGCCGCCGCCTACGACCACCTCTACGCCCTCTACCTCCGCCTCCACGACGCCTTCGGCGGCGTTGCCCCGGGCGTCGACCTTTCCACCGTGATGAAAGAGCTCATCTCCCTCAAGAACTCAGCAAATCAAGCCAATCAATGA